A portion of the Acidobacteriaceae bacterium genome contains these proteins:
- a CDS encoding NAD(P)-dependent oxidoreductase, translated as MTQSIGTVLVVGSTGQLGTALCAQLGSRAIPAARRQLTPETVHADLEQLAADPAAAERLIAEHKPSAVICAAGATDVERCESDNAWASAANHLGPLALARAARNIPFAFLSTDYVFDGAAGPYAETDATRPLSVYGRTKLEGELAVLDEHPSALVLRTTTVYGPDPQKKNFLYTLSRVLNSGGTMRCPTDQLATPTHVEDLATATLALLEQGSAGLVHVAGPEFLSRYDFALQACDILGLDTTNVVALTTPELNQKADRPLLGGLRIDTLNDLLGRRIMRSPAEGILSWKESLAAG; from the coding sequence ATGACTCAATCCATCGGCACCGTTCTCGTCGTCGGCTCCACCGGCCAGCTTGGCACCGCTCTCTGCGCTCAACTCGGCTCGCGCGCGATCCCTGCCGCCCGACGCCAGCTCACGCCCGAAACCGTGCACGCCGACCTCGAACAGCTCGCCGCGGACCCTGCCGCCGCCGAGCGCCTCATCGCCGAGCACAAGCCCTCCGCCGTAATCTGCGCCGCCGGCGCCACCGACGTCGAGCGCTGCGAGTCCGACAACGCCTGGGCCTCCGCCGCCAACCACCTCGGCCCGCTCGCGCTCGCTCGCGCCGCCCGCAACATCCCCTTCGCCTTCCTCTCCACCGACTACGTCTTCGACGGCGCCGCCGGGCCCTACGCAGAAACCGACGCCACCCGTCCGCTCTCCGTCTACGGCCGCACCAAGCTCGAAGGCGAACTCGCCGTACTCGACGAGCACCCCAGTGCGCTCGTCCTCCGCACCACCACCGTCTACGGCCCCGACCCGCAAAAGAAGAACTTCCTCTACACCCTCAGTCGGGTCCTCAACTCCGGCGGCACCATGCGCTGCCCCACCGACCAGCTCGCCACACCCACCCACGTCGAAGACCTCGCCACCGCCACGCTCGCGCTTCTGGAGCAAGGCTCCGCCGGCCTCGTCCACGTCGCCGGTCCAGAGTTCCTCTCCCGCTACGACTTCGCCCTGCAGGCCTGCGACATCCTCGGCCTCGACACCACAAACGTCGTCGCGCTCACCACGCCTGAGCTCAACCAGAAAGCCGATCGCCCGCTCCTCGGCGGCCTCCGCATCGACACCCTCAACGATCTGCTCGGCCGCAGGATCATGCGCTCCCCCGCCGAAGGCATCCTGAGCTGGAAAGAGTCCCTGGCCGCCGGATGA
- a CDS encoding P-II family nitrogen regulator, giving the protein MQKIEAVIQPSKLEAVKDALVEAGIAGITILEARGHGRQKGHTEFYRGREYAVDLLPKVKLEIVVTDDMVEKATQAIITAARTGRIGDGKIFISKIDEAIRIRNDERGEIAL; this is encoded by the coding sequence ATGCAGAAGATTGAGGCTGTGATTCAGCCGTCGAAGCTGGAAGCTGTAAAGGACGCGTTGGTAGAAGCGGGTATCGCGGGCATCACCATCCTGGAAGCACGCGGCCACGGCCGCCAGAAGGGCCACACGGAGTTTTACCGCGGACGCGAGTACGCCGTGGACCTGTTGCCGAAGGTGAAGCTGGAGATCGTGGTCACTGACGATATGGTGGAGAAGGCGACTCAGGCGATCATCACGGCAGCTCGTACGGGACGCATTGGCGATGGCAAGATCTTCATTTCGAAGATCGATGAAGCCATCCGCATCCGTAACGACGAGCGCGGCGAGATCGCGCTCTAG
- a CDS encoding N-acetylneuraminate synthase family protein, translating to MKTVKIGNRELGPGHPCYVIAEIGINHNGDIDLAKRLISVAVAAGCDAVKFQKRTVEVVYTEKELSTPRPNPFGETNGDLKRGLEFDEHDYAEIQSFCKQVKIDWFVSPWDEASVDFMEQFDTPVYKIASASLTDDNLLRHIRKTGKPVIASTGMSTYAEIDHAVEVLGKDNLILMHTTSTYPAKYEQLNLKAIPSMIERYDIPVGYSGHETGIPTSVAASVLGACCVERHITMDRAMWGSDQAASLEPNGISRLVRDIRLCEQSMGDGVKKVYDEEVPVMKKLRRVGAAV from the coding sequence ATGAAGACCGTCAAGATCGGAAACCGCGAGCTCGGCCCGGGTCATCCTTGCTACGTCATCGCCGAAATCGGCATCAATCACAACGGCGATATCGACCTCGCCAAGCGCCTCATCTCCGTTGCCGTGGCCGCCGGTTGCGACGCCGTCAAGTTCCAGAAGCGCACCGTTGAAGTCGTCTACACCGAGAAGGAACTCTCCACTCCGCGCCCCAACCCGTTCGGTGAAACCAACGGCGACCTGAAGCGCGGCCTCGAGTTCGACGAGCACGACTACGCTGAAATTCAGTCCTTCTGCAAGCAGGTCAAGATCGACTGGTTCGTCTCTCCGTGGGATGAAGCCTCCGTCGACTTCATGGAGCAGTTCGACACCCCCGTCTACAAGATCGCCTCCGCCTCGCTGACCGATGACAACCTGCTCCGCCACATCCGCAAGACCGGCAAGCCCGTCATCGCGTCCACCGGCATGAGCACCTACGCCGAAATCGACCACGCCGTCGAAGTCCTCGGCAAGGACAATCTCATCCTCATGCACACCACCTCCACCTACCCGGCGAAGTACGAGCAGCTCAACCTGAAGGCCATTCCCTCCATGATCGAGCGCTACGACATCCCCGTCGGCTACTCCGGCCACGAAACCGGCATCCCCACCTCCGTGGCCGCCTCCGTGCTCGGTGCCTGCTGCGTCGAGCGCCACATCACCATGGACCGCGCCATGTGGGGCTCTGACCAGGCCGCTTCGCTGGAGCCAAACGGCATCAGCCGCCTCGTCCGCGACATTCGCCTCTGCGAACAGTCCATGGGCGACGGCGTCAAGAAGGTCTACGACGAAGAAGTTCCCGTGATGAAGAAGCTTCGCCGCGTCGGCGCTGCAGTCTAA
- a CDS encoding ammonium transporter — MLSMGHAWAQTAATVPVDRLAALEKANAANATAIASAQSAGDNAWMLVSAALVLLMSGPGLALFYGGLVRKKNILATMMQTFAMMAIITVLWALFGYSLAFAPGSGHLAPFIGGFQNVFLRGVGVAPGPYAATIPSQTFMVYQLMFAIITPALITGAFAERMKFSAMLVFLILWSIIVYSPMAHMVWGVGGFLNVAGGRFPCLDFAGGTVVHVTSGVSALVTALYLGKRLGYPQKPMPPHSVVLSFIGACLLWVGWFGFNAGSALAASGLATSAFVATHFAAAAAACGWLAAEWIRNGKPSALGGISGAVAGLVGITPAAGFVTPMSALWIGLITGVFCFYMVVTVKNIFGYDDSLDAFGVHGSGGTLGALLTGLFANSGINAVFGNGKATGLFEGNGHQMLNQLVGVALAWGVSIVGTLVILFVVDKLIGLRVSEDDEREGLDITQHGEEGYDWEAA; from the coding sequence ATGCTGTCAATGGGGCACGCCTGGGCACAAACGGCGGCTACCGTTCCTGTGGATCGTCTGGCGGCGCTGGAGAAGGCGAATGCGGCGAACGCTACGGCGATTGCCAGCGCGCAGAGCGCAGGCGATAACGCGTGGATGCTGGTTTCTGCTGCGCTTGTGCTTCTGATGAGCGGACCGGGACTGGCCCTGTTCTACGGCGGCCTAGTGCGCAAGAAGAACATTCTGGCGACGATGATGCAGACGTTTGCCATGATGGCGATCATCACGGTGCTGTGGGCGCTGTTTGGCTACTCGCTGGCGTTTGCGCCGGGATCCGGACATCTTGCACCGTTCATCGGCGGCTTCCAGAACGTGTTTCTGCGCGGTGTGGGTGTAGCGCCGGGGCCGTATGCGGCGACGATTCCTTCGCAGACGTTTATGGTCTACCAGTTGATGTTCGCGATCATCACGCCTGCGCTGATCACGGGCGCGTTTGCGGAGCGCATGAAGTTCTCTGCGATGCTGGTGTTCCTGATCCTGTGGTCGATCATCGTGTACTCGCCGATGGCGCACATGGTGTGGGGCGTGGGTGGCTTCCTGAACGTTGCGGGTGGGCGGTTCCCGTGTCTGGACTTTGCCGGCGGAACGGTGGTTCACGTGACCTCGGGCGTGAGCGCTCTGGTGACGGCCCTGTACCTTGGCAAGCGTCTTGGGTATCCGCAGAAGCCGATGCCGCCGCACTCGGTGGTGCTCAGCTTTATCGGCGCCTGCCTGCTGTGGGTGGGCTGGTTCGGCTTCAACGCCGGTTCGGCGCTGGCGGCTTCCGGGTTGGCGACGAGCGCGTTTGTGGCCACACACTTTGCTGCGGCTGCTGCGGCCTGCGGCTGGCTGGCGGCGGAGTGGATTCGCAATGGCAAGCCTTCGGCGTTGGGTGGTATCTCGGGAGCGGTGGCTGGCCTGGTGGGCATTACGCCGGCGGCTGGTTTCGTGACGCCGATGTCGGCGCTTTGGATCGGCCTGATTACCGGCGTCTTCTGCTTCTACATGGTCGTGACGGTGAAGAACATCTTCGGCTATGACGACTCGCTCGACGCGTTTGGTGTGCATGGCTCGGGCGGAACGCTGGGCGCGCTGCTGACGGGTCTGTTTGCGAACTCCGGCATCAATGCGGTCTTCGGCAACGGTAAGGCGACGGGGCTTTTCGAAGGAAACGGTCACCAGATGCTGAACCAGCTTGTTGGTGTGGCGTTGGCGTGGGGAGTTTCTATCGTCGGCACGCTCGTTATCCTCTTCGTTGTTGATAAGCTGATTGGTCTGCGCGTGAGCGAAGACGATGAACGCGAAGGCCTGGATATTACTCAGCATGGCGAAGAAGGCTACGACTGGGAAGCTGCATAA
- a CDS encoding HD domain-containing protein yields MADIRREFDRTGDGLAVLASRTALVDELVLRLWGEEVAREPKLASGVALGAVGGYGRSQLFPYSDVDLLILVEKSDVGKEAIRRVSQMLWDCGLKIALSSRPTGDCERFEPTNPEFGLSLLDFRGLGGDEKLLAKMRERCLPRLLKHDKSIVAELGALTRERHGKYGNTLFHLEPNIKDCPGGLRDAHVSEWLRRIQAVRSHEPSSAYSEEYGEALQFLTATRVFLHYRHERDDNTLEWRSQDAAAEAGIGVRVGEGRRSVDAAYWMRVYFRHARTVERLLAREAELTGMRLGAGESPKSLKIPAGAGFRMRDRRIEMVDRMVSGSDPAHEPEVVLAVFAAMAASGAKLAPETEERIADGIPLLSSTLEEGPGLWRALSRILTGEFAADALRVMHAVGMLELMLPEFHGIDALVIRDAYHRYTVDEHTFVLIETLHGLEQTAPKGAPDWRNKFGSMIRELQNPGLLYLAALLHDTGKGRAGDDHAVESARMAASVIARMEMDAYDAGMVLRLIENHLEMSAALRRDIFDTETVRTFASKVQTPELLRMLTLFTYADIQAVHPDALTPWKAENLWRLSMATANQLDRSVDEDRVHAGEIRVTGARHRDARIARIMELARGRESAATEFLEGFPERYLETRPPETIFRHFEMTRDFEREPFQIAFRHGESISEITLVTRDRARLFASMAAALAAWGMNVVTADAFANTAGVVVDSFRFTDIFRTLELNEDERARFVESVRDLVAGRANVETMLNSRRRARRRAPRVVVETRIEFDDTASKNATLLQVVAQDVPGLLRAVSSVISASGLNVEVALIDTEGEVAIDVFYLSSGGEGLKAAVAEDLRAELMKAIEENAR; encoded by the coding sequence ATGGCTGACATTCGTCGCGAGTTTGACCGTACTGGAGATGGTTTGGCGGTGCTGGCTTCGCGCACCGCTCTCGTTGATGAGTTGGTGCTTCGCCTGTGGGGCGAAGAGGTTGCGCGGGAGCCGAAGCTGGCTTCGGGCGTGGCGCTGGGCGCGGTCGGCGGTTATGGCCGGAGCCAGCTTTTCCCTTACTCGGATGTCGATCTGCTGATCCTGGTGGAGAAGTCCGATGTGGGGAAAGAGGCGATTCGGCGGGTCTCCCAGATGCTGTGGGATTGCGGGCTGAAGATCGCTTTGTCGTCGCGGCCGACGGGGGATTGCGAGCGTTTTGAGCCGACCAACCCGGAGTTTGGGCTGAGCCTGCTGGACTTTCGTGGGCTCGGCGGCGACGAAAAGCTGCTGGCGAAGATGCGCGAGCGTTGCCTGCCGCGGTTGCTGAAGCATGACAAGAGCATTGTGGCCGAGTTGGGCGCGCTGACGCGTGAGCGGCATGGAAAGTACGGCAACACGCTCTTTCACCTGGAGCCAAATATCAAGGACTGCCCGGGTGGTCTGCGTGATGCTCATGTGTCGGAGTGGCTGCGGCGGATTCAAGCGGTTCGCAGCCATGAGCCGTCGTCGGCGTACAGCGAAGAGTATGGCGAGGCGTTGCAGTTTCTGACCGCAACGCGGGTGTTTCTGCATTATCGCCACGAGCGGGATGACAATACGCTGGAGTGGCGTTCGCAGGATGCTGCGGCTGAGGCTGGCATTGGTGTCCGTGTTGGCGAAGGCCGACGGTCGGTCGACGCGGCGTATTGGATGCGGGTGTACTTCCGCCATGCGCGTACGGTGGAGCGGTTGCTGGCGCGTGAGGCGGAACTGACGGGGATGCGGCTGGGGGCGGGTGAGTCTCCGAAGTCGCTGAAGATTCCTGCCGGTGCGGGCTTTCGGATGCGCGATCGTCGCATTGAGATGGTGGACCGCATGGTGTCGGGGTCTGATCCGGCGCATGAGCCCGAAGTGGTGCTGGCGGTCTTCGCCGCGATGGCTGCGAGTGGAGCGAAGCTCGCGCCTGAAACGGAAGAGCGGATTGCCGATGGCATTCCGCTGTTGAGCTCGACGCTGGAAGAGGGGCCGGGGCTGTGGCGTGCGTTGTCGCGCATCCTGACGGGAGAGTTTGCGGCGGATGCTTTGCGCGTGATGCATGCGGTGGGCATGTTGGAGCTGATGCTGCCGGAGTTTCATGGCATTGATGCGCTGGTGATCCGCGATGCGTACCACCGGTACACGGTGGATGAGCACACGTTTGTTCTGATCGAGACGCTGCATGGGCTTGAGCAGACTGCGCCGAAGGGTGCGCCGGACTGGCGCAATAAGTTTGGCTCGATGATCCGCGAGTTGCAGAACCCCGGGTTGCTCTACCTGGCGGCGTTGTTGCATGACACCGGCAAGGGGCGCGCGGGGGATGACCATGCGGTGGAGAGCGCACGCATGGCCGCAAGCGTGATCGCGCGCATGGAGATGGACGCGTACGACGCGGGCATGGTGCTGCGACTGATCGAAAACCATCTGGAGATGTCCGCTGCGTTGCGCCGGGACATTTTCGACACCGAGACGGTAAGGACGTTTGCGAGCAAGGTGCAGACGCCAGAGCTGCTGCGCATGTTGACGCTGTTTACCTATGCGGATATTCAGGCGGTGCATCCTGATGCGTTGACGCCGTGGAAGGCTGAGAACCTGTGGCGGCTTTCGATGGCGACGGCGAACCAACTGGATCGCAGTGTGGATGAAGATCGCGTTCATGCCGGAGAGATTCGCGTGACGGGAGCCCGGCATCGGGATGCGCGCATTGCGCGGATTATGGAGCTGGCGCGGGGCAGAGAGAGCGCCGCGACTGAGTTTCTGGAAGGCTTCCCGGAGCGGTATCTCGAAACCCGGCCGCCGGAGACGATCTTCCGCCACTTTGAGATGACTCGCGATTTTGAGCGGGAGCCGTTCCAGATTGCGTTTCGTCATGGCGAGTCGATCAGTGAAATTACGCTGGTGACGCGTGATCGCGCGCGTCTGTTTGCCAGCATGGCGGCTGCGCTGGCAGCGTGGGGGATGAACGTTGTGACGGCGGATGCGTTTGCGAACACTGCGGGTGTGGTCGTCGACAGCTTCCGGTTTACGGACATCTTCCGCACGCTGGAGTTGAACGAGGATGAGCGTGCGCGGTTTGTGGAGAGCGTGCGCGATCTGGTAGCGGGCCGGGCGAATGTGGAGACGATGCTGAACAGCCGTCGCCGTGCCCGGAGGCGTGCGCCGCGCGTGGTGGTGGAGACGCGGATCGAGTTCGACGACACGGCCAGCAAGAACGCGACGCTGCTGCAGGTGGTGGCGCAGGATGTGCCGGGGCTGCTGCGAGCGGTGAGTTCGGTGATTTCGGCGTCGGGGTTGAACGTTGAGGTTGCGCTGATCGATACCGAAGGCGAAGTGGCGATCGATGTGTTCTACCTGTCTTCCGGTGGGGAAGGCCTGAAGGCCGCGGTTGCAGAAGACCTGCGCGCAGAGCTGATGAAAGCGATTGAAGAGAATGCGCGGTAG
- a CDS encoding HAD hydrolase family protein: MPLDERLRNLTAVAFDVDGVLTDGRLTWTAGSAEEAKSFAFNDIMGISLLRRLGIKLALISGEPSPLVDRYAEKLRLHFVRKGTRDKATALRDFADTFSLDLSTTAFFGDDVNDLFAMDIAGLSCCPANAAAEVREYIAAAGGFIAPNDGGAGAVRDFADAILKARNLRGRDVFLLHPPE; encoded by the coding sequence ATGCCGTTGGACGAACGACTCCGCAACCTCACCGCCGTCGCCTTTGACGTCGATGGTGTCCTCACCGATGGGCGCCTCACCTGGACCGCAGGCTCTGCCGAAGAAGCAAAGAGCTTCGCCTTCAACGACATCATGGGCATCTCGCTTCTTCGCCGCCTCGGCATCAAGCTCGCGCTGATCTCCGGCGAGCCATCTCCTCTCGTAGACCGCTACGCCGAGAAGCTGCGCCTCCACTTCGTCCGCAAAGGAACACGCGACAAGGCCACCGCCCTGCGCGACTTCGCCGACACATTCTCCCTCGACCTCTCCACCACCGCCTTCTTCGGAGACGACGTCAACGACCTCTTCGCCATGGACATCGCAGGCCTCTCCTGCTGCCCGGCCAACGCCGCCGCCGAAGTCCGCGAGTACATCGCCGCAGCCGGTGGCTTCATCGCTCCCAACGATGGTGGGGCCGGTGCCGTCCGCGACTTTGCCGACGCCATCCTCAAAGCCCGTAACCTCCGCGGCCGAGACGTCTTCCTTCTTCATCCGCCCGAGTAA
- a CDS encoding thiamine pyrophosphate-binding protein, which translates to MKLTDYVFQFVADKGVKHVFLVTGGGAMHLNASLAQNDRLEAICNSHEQASAMCAESYAKAVNDLGVCLVTTGPGGTNAVTGVAGAWLDSTPTLFLSGQVKRPDRMFDAVTGKPLGMRQLGVQEVDITSIVAPITKYAKVITEPLDIRYELEKCYYLAMNGRPGPVWLDIPLDVQAAPIPEPSELRSFDPSEHEAAQANANLKDEVARVVAELQKAERPLLFVGNGTRLAKAESLFTELRLLLDVPTVATWCAADLVPSDVPTFVGRPGNVAARGANFALQNCDFLLVLGSRMDMAITGYAPQNLAREAHKIAVDIDPSELQKLYPHLQQPIVSDARAFLTELLAQLKALKTPLDHSLWTDWNNRAADWKVRYGVVTDEHRKPEGLVSIYNLAEVIGTESKQEDKIVSGSSGSGIEIFLLACPTRSGQRLFHTAGLGSMGYGLPMALAVCIGSNRQRTILVDGDGGFQFNIQELETARRLNLPVKLFVLNNDGYASIRASQQAYFGSAQIGANAATGLTVPDLSKIAASYGIASVVIEDQTNLREDVRKALEIDGPVVIDVRVIPDEIRAPRLQSYQKEDGSFVSKPLEDLFPFLSREEFLENMIIKPLEE; encoded by the coding sequence ATGAAGCTTACCGATTACGTCTTCCAATTCGTCGCCGACAAAGGCGTCAAGCACGTCTTCCTCGTCACCGGCGGCGGTGCCATGCACCTCAACGCCTCGCTCGCGCAGAACGACCGCCTCGAAGCCATCTGCAACTCGCACGAGCAAGCCTCGGCCATGTGTGCCGAGAGCTACGCCAAGGCTGTCAACGACCTCGGTGTCTGCCTCGTCACCACCGGCCCCGGCGGCACCAACGCCGTCACCGGCGTAGCCGGCGCATGGCTTGACTCCACGCCCACGCTCTTCCTCTCCGGCCAGGTCAAGCGCCCCGACCGCATGTTCGACGCCGTCACCGGCAAGCCCCTCGGCATGCGCCAGCTCGGTGTGCAGGAAGTCGACATCACCTCCATCGTCGCGCCCATCACCAAGTACGCGAAGGTCATCACCGAGCCGCTCGACATCCGTTACGAGCTCGAAAAGTGCTACTACCTCGCCATGAACGGCCGCCCCGGTCCCGTCTGGCTCGACATCCCGCTCGACGTACAGGCCGCTCCCATCCCCGAGCCCTCCGAGCTCCGCTCCTTCGACCCCAGCGAGCATGAAGCCGCACAGGCCAACGCCAACCTCAAGGACGAGGTCGCCCGCGTCGTCGCCGAACTGCAAAAAGCTGAGCGCCCCCTGCTCTTCGTCGGCAACGGCACCCGCCTCGCCAAGGCAGAATCGCTCTTCACCGAGCTGCGCCTGCTCCTCGACGTACCTACTGTAGCCACCTGGTGTGCGGCTGACCTCGTTCCCTCCGACGTCCCCACCTTCGTCGGCCGCCCCGGCAACGTCGCCGCTCGCGGTGCCAACTTCGCCCTGCAGAACTGCGACTTCCTGCTCGTCCTCGGTTCGCGCATGGACATGGCCATCACCGGCTACGCTCCACAGAACCTCGCGCGCGAGGCCCACAAGATCGCCGTCGACATTGACCCCTCCGAGCTTCAGAAGCTCTACCCGCACCTGCAGCAGCCCATCGTCTCCGACGCCCGGGCGTTCCTCACCGAACTCCTCGCTCAGCTCAAGGCCCTCAAAACTCCGCTCGACCACTCCCTCTGGACCGACTGGAACAACCGCGCCGCCGACTGGAAGGTCCGCTATGGCGTCGTCACCGACGAGCACCGCAAGCCCGAAGGCCTCGTCTCCATCTACAACCTTGCCGAGGTCATCGGCACCGAGTCCAAGCAGGAAGACAAGATCGTCTCCGGCTCCTCCGGCTCCGGCATCGAGATCTTCCTCCTCGCCTGCCCCACACGCAGCGGCCAACGCCTCTTCCACACCGCAGGCCTCGGCTCCATGGGCTACGGGCTCCCCATGGCGCTCGCCGTATGCATCGGCTCCAACCGCCAGCGCACCATCCTCGTCGATGGTGACGGCGGCTTCCAGTTCAACATTCAGGAGCTAGAAACCGCTCGCCGCCTCAACCTGCCCGTGAAGCTCTTCGTCCTCAACAACGACGGCTACGCTTCCATCCGCGCCTCGCAGCAGGCCTACTTCGGCAGCGCGCAGATCGGTGCCAACGCAGCCACCGGCCTCACCGTGCCAGACCTCTCGAAGATCGCCGCCAGCTATGGCATCGCCTCCGTCGTCATCGAAGACCAGACCAACCTCCGCGAAGACGTCCGCAAGGCCCTTGAGATCGACGGCCCAGTCGTCATCGACGTCCGCGTCATCCCCGACGAGATCCGCGCACCCCGCCTCCAGAGCTACCAGAAGGAAGACGGCAGCTTCGTCTCCAAGCCGCTCGAAGACCTCTTCCCCTTCCTCTCCCGCGAAGAGTTCCTCGAGAACATGATCATCAAGCCGCTCGAAGAGTAG
- a CDS encoding GGDEF domain-containing protein, with the protein MLLVLGLVVLLAHQTSRMPDANASIRWFFVGTMLGALGLGLLSFRDVWPPIFTIVAGNFFFLLMVVCLGKAVALLVEYPGRVIPYYIVLTVITTGALAYYTCDIPFLARRILVASIAMPLFLAPLVVLLFKAKRPEILIPARTMAGLFLAHIVNSLLFLVATLRGAHMPGNVRWTGVVLIAGMCLCFLWMDMQRTRGELSALAMTDPLTGLLNRRALELMAPRELAWAARKAVPLTLLTVDIDQFKIINDKYGHMIGDAALLGVSSVLKRAIRMQDLAVRTGGDEFMLLLVDSSEEIADRVIRRIDEEMSQLDLRTHDKSRYALSVSIGRYTTVPRAESSYAELVHASDIDLYRRKQLRSAAASPELAL; encoded by the coding sequence ATGCTGCTCGTACTTGGACTGGTGGTGCTACTGGCACATCAGACAAGCCGCATGCCTGATGCAAACGCGAGCATTCGCTGGTTTTTTGTCGGCACCATGCTCGGTGCGCTGGGTCTGGGGCTGTTGTCGTTCCGGGACGTGTGGCCACCAATTTTCACGATCGTGGCAGGTAATTTCTTCTTCCTCCTGATGGTTGTATGCCTTGGCAAGGCGGTCGCCCTTCTGGTGGAGTACCCGGGGCGCGTTATCCCGTACTACATCGTGCTTACCGTGATCACGACGGGAGCGCTGGCGTATTACACCTGCGACATCCCGTTCCTGGCCCGTCGAATTCTGGTTGCGTCCATTGCGATGCCTCTGTTCCTGGCTCCCCTCGTGGTTCTGCTGTTCAAGGCAAAGAGGCCGGAGATTCTGATCCCTGCACGGACGATGGCCGGGCTGTTTCTTGCGCACATTGTGAACAGCCTCCTGTTCCTTGTTGCGACGCTGCGAGGCGCGCATATGCCAGGGAATGTTCGCTGGACGGGTGTTGTGCTGATTGCAGGGATGTGTCTCTGCTTCCTGTGGATGGACATGCAGCGTACGCGTGGCGAGTTGAGTGCGCTGGCGATGACCGATCCGCTGACGGGGCTGTTGAACCGCCGGGCGCTTGAGCTGATGGCACCACGGGAGCTGGCCTGGGCTGCTCGCAAGGCTGTGCCGCTCACGTTGCTGACCGTGGACATCGATCAATTCAAGATCATCAATGACAAGTATGGACACATGATCGGGGACGCCGCCCTGCTGGGTGTTTCGTCGGTGCTGAAGCGTGCGATCAGGATGCAGGACCTCGCCGTTCGGACGGGCGGTGACGAGTTTATGCTGCTGCTGGTCGACTCTTCTGAAGAAATAGCGGACCGTGTTATTCGCCGTATCGATGAAGAGATGAGTCAGCTCGATCTGCGCACGCATGACAAGTCGCGGTATGCTCTGTCGGTCTCTATTGGTCGTTACACAACGGTTCCGCGGGCCGAGAGCAGCTATGCGGAGCTTGTTCACGCGAGCGATATTGACCTGTATCGCAGGAAGCAGCTTCGCAGTGCAGCGGCGTCGCCGGAGCTTGCCCTGTAA
- a CDS encoding GtrA family protein yields MIRTTAQPRLWHRAKDLFPPGQVLRYLAVGVVNTLFGYGLFALTLYLLTHALPSHWLALTAVLASIISTPLNITISYFNYKLWVFKTRGNHLQEWLKAFGVYGVSMLPGLLALSALTRLLQYVLHSHEPFGKGTAGYLAGAITTGFSVILGFIGHRKVTFRQKPSTPAD; encoded by the coding sequence ATGATCCGCACCACCGCCCAGCCCCGGCTCTGGCACCGCGCCAAAGACCTCTTCCCTCCAGGACAGGTCCTGCGCTACCTCGCCGTCGGCGTCGTAAATACCCTCTTCGGCTACGGACTCTTCGCGCTCACGCTCTACCTGCTCACACACGCGCTGCCCTCGCACTGGCTTGCGCTCACCGCCGTGCTGGCGTCCATCATCTCCACGCCGCTCAACATCACCATCTCGTACTTCAACTACAAGCTGTGGGTCTTCAAGACCCGCGGCAACCACCTGCAGGAGTGGCTCAAAGCTTTCGGCGTCTACGGCGTCAGCATGCTTCCCGGCCTGCTCGCGCTCTCTGCTCTCACCCGTCTCTTGCAATATGTCCTGCACAGCCATGAGCCCTTCGGCAAAGGCACCGCAGGCTACCTCGCCGGAGCCATCACCACCGGCTTCTCCGTCATCCTCGGCTTCATCGGACACCGCAAGGTCACCTTCCGCCAGAAGCCCTCAACGCCAGCCGACTGA